In the Clostridium beijerinckii genome, one interval contains:
- a CDS encoding ATP-binding protein yields MSKSFYNKSPLVENGSIDLSNWDFNKDGNVKLDGYWEFYPNELLSPSDINNEVELHKVYINTPGAWRNQIPNNVISDKGIGTYRVKIKINKSVLMYGIKTTHIRSANKIFVNGKEIGQRGNPKPSFEEGYFSDIQRTVTCFKPEGDTLDIVIQVANLDNSSGGIIQSVFFGDYEEILDYYIIFIVLDIANILILGIFGVYYIGIYLKNIKQKKFLYIGSVCIIYVFVSSTVNEKIFNKIFSFMPYFWILKIKLALISLSIYLALLFIRQYGNDFVTRKNMKLAKYIIFASIFTVLLIPMDLVGLFENIIDTINILISVLVAFSIMKAIYHKRYGELGKKGTILLLCGVIAALTQYCIFVLYYCSIIKSSVIPFVTYFIFLLAFLVIILKQHINAYNKIQTINSDLISLDKLRNEFLISTSHEFKTPLHGIINIAQAILNKNDRNTAKVDENLAYIISTTTRLSSLVNDIIDFQSIQNEELKVNKEVFDINGVVQAVFDILAYMRKNEEIQLINSVPIGEYYVYTDENRFKQILFNLIVNSLKYTENGFIKIKAEVAEKNYINITIEDTGIGIDEKYHDEIFERNIDIDKDVFNGIFPSGLGLSISKLLASRIGGELYLKWSEPDEGSIFVVKIPKANENSYIIRQEQDIENNITTSRRDEKLSANILCEPTETKNNGEKLKILLVDDDVCNIKVLQEIFYDSNYETLVAYNGVNALELVKKHKDISIVLLDVMMPGLSGYDVCKRIRKEYKLFELPILLLTVRSTPDDIALGFEAGANDFLTKPFNFMELKARVITLQKMRIAVKEALKMETVFLQSQIRPHFLYNTLSVIVSLCYRDGKKAGELLGELSKYLRFAFDIDPYNSFISLKEEISFVKSYVKLEKARFGERLTFEFDVDEECLKNTIPALVIQPLVENSIRHGLVKRISGGRVKISIKKSNDYIKIVIQDDGIGIDADKLKGLLDDSVSINSGLKNVNKRLINEYGQGIIIESKIGQGTTATINIPMKLDI; encoded by the coding sequence GTGAGTAAAAGTTTCTATAATAAATCGCCTCTAGTTGAAAATGGTTCTATAGATCTTTCGAATTGGGATTTTAATAAGGACGGAAATGTAAAATTAGATGGATATTGGGAGTTCTATCCTAATGAACTTTTATCTCCTTCAGATATTAATAATGAAGTGGAATTACATAAGGTTTATATTAATACTCCTGGTGCATGGAGAAACCAAATTCCAAATAATGTGATATCTGATAAAGGAATTGGAACTTACAGAGTAAAAATTAAGATAAATAAAAGTGTCTTAATGTATGGTATAAAGACTACACATATACGGTCAGCAAACAAAATATTTGTGAACGGAAAAGAAATTGGACAAAGAGGTAACCCAAAGCCAAGTTTTGAAGAAGGATATTTCTCAGATATTCAACGGACTGTTACATGCTTTAAGCCAGAAGGAGATACTTTAGATATTGTCATTCAGGTAGCAAATTTAGATAATTCTAGTGGAGGTATAATCCAAAGTGTTTTCTTCGGAGATTATGAAGAGATATTAGATTACTATATCATATTTATTGTATTAGATATAGCCAATATATTAATTTTGGGGATTTTTGGGGTGTACTACATTGGAATTTATTTAAAAAATATTAAACAAAAGAAATTTTTGTATATTGGAAGCGTATGTATAATTTATGTTTTTGTTTCATCCACAGTAAACGAAAAGATATTTAATAAAATTTTTTCGTTTATGCCGTATTTTTGGATTTTGAAGATAAAGCTAGCATTAATAAGTTTGAGTATATATCTTGCACTCTTATTTATACGGCAATATGGCAATGATTTTGTTACTAGAAAAAACATGAAATTAGCAAAGTATATAATTTTTGCTAGTATTTTTACAGTTTTGCTAATACCAATGGACCTTGTAGGATTATTTGAAAATATAATTGATACAATAAATATATTAATTTCTGTTCTTGTAGCTTTTTCAATTATGAAAGCAATTTATCATAAAAGATATGGAGAATTGGGGAAAAAAGGAACAATACTTTTGCTTTGCGGAGTTATTGCGGCTCTAACTCAATATTGTATTTTTGTATTATACTATTGTTCGATAATTAAGAGCAGTGTAATTCCTTTTGTTACATACTTTATTTTCTTACTTGCGTTTTTGGTTATTATTTTGAAACAGCATATAAATGCATATAATAAAATTCAGACAATAAATAGCGATCTAATATCATTAGACAAGTTAAGAAATGAATTTTTAATCAGCACTTCCCATGAGTTTAAAACTCCTTTGCATGGAATAATAAATATTGCTCAGGCTATTTTAAATAAAAACGATAGAAATACAGCAAAGGTAGATGAGAATTTAGCATACATAATATCTACAACGACAAGATTATCAAGCCTTGTAAATGATATAATTGACTTTCAAAGTATACAGAATGAAGAGCTTAAGGTTAATAAAGAAGTATTTGATATTAATGGTGTTGTACAGGCAGTGTTTGATATTTTGGCTTATATGAGAAAGAATGAAGAGATACAGTTAATTAATAGTGTACCAATTGGAGAATATTATGTTTATACAGATGAAAATAGGTTTAAGCAAATTTTGTTTAACCTTATAGTTAACTCTTTGAAATATACTGAAAATGGATTTATTAAAATTAAAGCTGAAGTAGCAGAAAAGAATTATATTAATATAACAATTGAAGATACAGGTATAGGCATTGATGAAAAGTATCATGATGAAATATTTGAAAGAAACATTGACATAGATAAAGATGTTTTTAATGGAATATTTCCGTCTGGGCTTGGACTTTCTATTTCTAAGTTGCTTGCATCTAGAATTGGTGGGGAACTGTATCTGAAGTGGTCAGAACCAGATGAAGGCTCAATATTTGTTGTAAAGATACCTAAAGCAAACGAAAATAGTTATATCATTAGACAAGAGCAGGATATTGAAAATAATATCACTACTTCAAGGAGAGATGAAAAACTTAGTGCTAATATATTGTGTGAACCAACTGAAACTAAAAACAATGGAGAAAAGCTAAAGATTTTACTTGTTGATGATGATGTATGCAATATCAAAGTTTTACAAGAAATATTTTATGACAGTAATTATGAAACTTTAGTTGCATATAACGGGGTAAATGCCTTAGAATTAGTTAAAAAACATAAAGATATATCAATTGTATTACTTGATGTAATGATGCCAGGATTATCTGGCTATGATGTGTGTAAAAGGATAAGAAAAGAGTACAAGCTATTTGAACTTCCAATATTACTTTTAACGGTCAGAAGTACACCAGACGACATAGCGTTGGGATTTGAAGCAGGTGCTAATGATTTTTTAACCAAACCTTTTAATTTTATGGAATTAAAAGCTAGAGTAATAACTCTTCAAAAAATGAGAATCGCAGTAAAAGAAGCTTTGAAAATGGAAACTGTATTTTTACAATCTCAGATAAGGCCTCATTTTTTGTATAATACTTTAAGTGTTATTGTTTCTCTGTGCTATAGAGATGGAAAAAAGGCAGGAGAGCTTCTTGGAGAATTGAGTAAATATTTACGTTTCGCCTTTGATATAGACCCTTACAATTCGTTTATAAGCTTGAAGGAAGAAATATCTTTTGTAAAATCTTATGTGAAATTAGAGAAGGCTAGGTTTGGAGAAAGACTTACATTTGAATTTGATGTTGATGAAGAGTGCTTGAAAAATACCATTCCAGCATTAGTTATACAGCCTCTAGTAGAAAATTCAATACGTCATGGCTTAGTGAAACGCATTTCTGGCGGTAGAGTAAAGATATCTATTAAGAAAAGTAATGATTATATTAAAATTGTAATACAGGATGATGGGATAGGTATAGATGCTGATAAGTTGAAGGGATTATTGGACGATAGCGTGTCCATAAATAGTGGATTGAAAAATGTTAACAAAAGACTGATAAATGAGTATGGACAGGGTATAATTATCGAAAGTAAGATAGGGCAAGGAACTACTGCTACAATAAATATACCTATGAAATTAGATATATAA